The following coding sequences lie in one Scatophagus argus isolate fScaArg1 chromosome 9, fScaArg1.pri, whole genome shotgun sequence genomic window:
- the etfb gene encoding electron transfer flavoprotein subunit beta isoform X1, translating into MSGRVLVGVKRVIDYAVKIRVKPDNTGVVTDGVKHSMNPFCEIAVEEAVKLKEKKLIKEVVAVSCGPQQAQETIRTALAMGADRGIHVEVSGKDYDNLGPLQVSKIMAALAKKEDAQLIILGKQAIDDDCNQTGQMTAALLDWPQGTFASEVSLEGDKVKVVREIDGGLETIKINAPAVVTADLRLNTPRYATLPNIMKAKKKKIANMKPADLGVDLTSRLEVLRVDEPPQRQAGMKVETVEDLVGKLKEAGRI; encoded by the exons ATGTCTGGTCGTGTTCTCGTTGGCGTTAAGCGTGTCATTGACTACGCAGTTAAG ATTCGTGTGAAGCCGGACAACACTGGCGTGGTGACAGATGGCGTTAAGCACTCAATGAACCCTTTCTGTGAGATTGCTGTGGAGGAGGCAGTCaagctgaaggagaagaagctTATTAAGGAGGTTGTGGCTGTTAGCTGCGGGCCACAGCAAGCACAG GAGACCATCCGTACTGCTCTTGCCATGGGAGCAGATCGTGGCATTCATGTGGAAGTGAGTGGGAAAGATTATGACAACCTGGGACCTCTGCAGGTCTCCAAAATCATGGCTGCTTTGGCCAAGAAGGAGGATGCTCAACTCATCATCCTTGGCAAACAG GCCATCGATGATGACTGCAATCAGACAGGCCAGATGACAGCAGCCTTACTGGACTGGCCTCAG GGTACGTTTGCATCAGAGGTGTCACTGGAAGGAGACAAGGTTAAAGTGGTGAGAGAAATTGATGGTGGCCTGGAAACTATTAAGATCAATGCACCTGCAGTGGTTACGGCAGACCTTAGACTCAACACTCCCAGATATGCCACCCTGCCTAATATCATG aaagccaagaagaagaagatagcTAACATGAAGCCTGCAGATTTAGGGGTGGACCTCACATCACGGTTGGAGGTGCTGAGAGTGGACGAGCCCCCACAGAGACAAGCTGGGATGAAGGTGGAGACGGTGGAGGACCTGGTGGGCAAACTGAAGGAGGCAGGGAGGATATAG
- the etfb gene encoding electron transfer flavoprotein subunit beta isoform X2 — protein MNPFCEIAVEEAVKLKEKKLIKEVVAVSCGPQQAQETIRTALAMGADRGIHVEVSGKDYDNLGPLQVSKIMAALAKKEDAQLIILGKQAIDDDCNQTGQMTAALLDWPQGTFASEVSLEGDKVKVVREIDGGLETIKINAPAVVTADLRLNTPRYATLPNIMKAKKKKIANMKPADLGVDLTSRLEVLRVDEPPQRQAGMKVETVEDLVGKLKEAGRI, from the exons ATGAACCCTTTCTGTGAGATTGCTGTGGAGGAGGCAGTCaagctgaaggagaagaagctTATTAAGGAGGTTGTGGCTGTTAGCTGCGGGCCACAGCAAGCACAG GAGACCATCCGTACTGCTCTTGCCATGGGAGCAGATCGTGGCATTCATGTGGAAGTGAGTGGGAAAGATTATGACAACCTGGGACCTCTGCAGGTCTCCAAAATCATGGCTGCTTTGGCCAAGAAGGAGGATGCTCAACTCATCATCCTTGGCAAACAG GCCATCGATGATGACTGCAATCAGACAGGCCAGATGACAGCAGCCTTACTGGACTGGCCTCAG GGTACGTTTGCATCAGAGGTGTCACTGGAAGGAGACAAGGTTAAAGTGGTGAGAGAAATTGATGGTGGCCTGGAAACTATTAAGATCAATGCACCTGCAGTGGTTACGGCAGACCTTAGACTCAACACTCCCAGATATGCCACCCTGCCTAATATCATG aaagccaagaagaagaagatagcTAACATGAAGCCTGCAGATTTAGGGGTGGACCTCACATCACGGTTGGAGGTGCTGAGAGTGGACGAGCCCCCACAGAGACAAGCTGGGATGAAGGTGGAGACGGTGGAGGACCTGGTGGGCAAACTGAAGGAGGCAGGGAGGATATAG
- the vsig10l gene encoding V-set and immunoglobulin domain-containing protein 10-like, with translation MKFDELKSLSTIFHVFLLSFTSFQGARCGLVVSPDGPTQVNAVAGSNVTLHVSFSGASDPAVIWFMNSIPVVTWTIGSSVSPDIAENRRNVLRIQPNGSLSFVNVSLVYTSNYTVEMTKSGLGKSSATFTLTVFEIFQNVSLSSQSEFAIEGAERFTLQYSMLRGVVKQQVWFFSGAEINTNSHYSVEERSLVILKPSRNDTGQYSVLLTNPFSSAAVHMNVSVMYGPDEPILEVRPTQPFYLSGDSLSLSCQADGFPQPTAEWVFGGQALSASVRGVLNLTNVQTSQGGLYTCTLVNEQTKNQRKEYVILNVYERPLGNPVCSVHSVNNTHLQYYCLWPGGTPQAQLSFPLFSNTSSGARNFSLTVAASDNLNGKTVTCMADHPTEQNKCNITASSPAKFLPAVRTTVDSEGKIVVTIGCVSEASPEAVVSWTKGNEAVTSGTTYQISSDATQLNIRDYNVSNFLLQNYTCTCRNPLGSQEREIQLRGPTISDSSLFPNQDGTIITLTWEVPPTAVVTGFDIQMKGPDLLSKSRNGTQTRGSSNKFRTIQQKPGSSRSTDIFILDPNLTYRFRIIPKARMTEGEPSKVHRIGPGEGLSGPAIAGLAAGIPCSLLFLLLLCGFIYLCVHCNKDRSRQTRYPVSRAVEKAITTQTDTTPHNLLTGGLKSLPDYNRLQQTPSERSVALPSFVPPPPVRVATTV, from the exons ATGAAGTTTGACGAATTAAAGAGCTTAAGCACAATTTTTCACGTCTTTTTACTCAGCTTTACTTCTTTTCAAG GTGCGCGCTGTGGGCTGGTGGTCTCTCCTGACGGTCCCACTCAGGTGAACGCTGTAGCTGGCAGCAATGTGACTCTGCATGTGTCCTTCAGTGGTGCCTCCGACCCAGCGGTTATCTGGTTTATGAACAGTATACCTGTCGTCACATGGACTATCGGCTCGTCTGTTTCCCCGGACATTGCCGAAAACAGGAGGAACGTGCTGAGGATCCAGCCAAATGGATCCCTTAGCTTTGTGAATGTGTCCCTTGTCTATACCAGTAACTACACAGTTGAAATGACAAAGTCTGGACTGGGAAAATCCTCGGCTACTTTCACTCTGACAGTATTTG AAATCTTCCAGAATGTGAGTTTGAGCAGCCAGTCTGAGTTTGCCATTGAAGGGGCTGAAAGGTTCACCCTGCAGTACAGCATGCTGCGAGGAGTCGTCAAGCAACAGGTGTGGTTCTTCAGTGGCGCAGAGATAAACACCAACTCGCACTACTCAGTGGAGGAACGGAGCCTTGTGATCCTCAAGCCAAGCCGAAACGACACGGGACAGTACAGCGTGTTACTGACGAACCCCTTCAGCAGCGCGGCAGTTCACATGAATGTCTCTGTGATGT ATGGTCCAGATGAGCCCATACTTGAGGTCCGTCCGACTCAGCCTTTTTACCTGTCAGGAGACTCTCTAAGCCTCTCATGCCAGGCTGATGGATTCCCACAGCCGACTGCTGAGTGGGTCTTTGGTGGTCAGGCCCTTTCTGCTTCCGTCAGAGGAGTCCTTAATCTTACAAATGTGCAGACCAGTCAAGGAGGCTTATATACATGCACGCTGGTCAATGAGCAGACCAAAAATCAGCGCAAAGAATAcgtgattttaaatgtttatg AGAGGCCTCTGGGCAACCCAGTGTGCTCTGTGCACTCGGTGAATAACACCCACCTGCAGTACTACTGTCTGTGGCCTGGAGGGACCCCACAGGCCCAGCTTTCTTTTCCACTGTTCAGCAACACCAGCAGTGGAGCAAGGAACTTCAGCCTGACAGTCGCGGCCTCAGATAACCTCAACGGGAAAACTGTAACATGCATGGCAGACCATCCAACTGAACAGAATAAGTGCAACATTACTGCAA GTAGTCCGGCGAAGTTCCTGCCAGCTGTGAGAACCACAGTTGACTCTGAGGGCAAAATAGTGGTCACCATCGGCTGTGTCAGCGAGGCCTCGCCTGAGGCTGTGGTGTCATGGACCAAAGGAAATGAGGCTGTCACCAGTGGGACAACGTACCAAATCAGCAGTGACGCCACACAGCTCAACATTCGTGATTACAATGTCAGCAACTTCCTCCTCCAAAACTACACGTGCACCTGCCGCAACCCTCTGGGCAGCCAGgagagggaaattcaattaaGAG GCCCGACAATCTCAGATTCCAGTTTGTTCCCTAATCAAGATGGAACCATCATCACATTGACCTGGGAGGTCCCACCTACCGCTGTTGTTACAG GGTTTGACATCCAGATGAAAGGACCAGACCTCCTAAGCAAAAGTCGTAATGGCACCCAAACTCGTGGCAGTTCCAACAAATTTCGTACTATTCAGCAGAAACCTGGCTCTTCCAGGAGCACAGACATCTTCATCCTCGATCCCAACCTGACATACAGGTTTCGGATCATCCCCAAAGCTCGTATGACTGAAGGGGAGCCATCCAAGGTCCACAGAATTGGTCCAG GTGAAGGGCTGAGTGGTCCCGCCATTGCTGGCCTCGCAGCTGGAATCCCCTGCAGccttctcttcctgctcctgctgTGCGGCTTCATCTACCTCTGTGTCCACTGCAACAAGGACAGAA GTCGACAGACGAGATATCCAGTGTCGAGAGCAGTTGAGAAG GCAATAACAACCCAAACAGACACAACTCCTCATAACCTGCTGACAGGAGGGCTGAAGTCTCTCCCTGATTACAACAGATTACAGCAG ACTCCCTCTGAAAGATCAGTGGCTCTCCCCAGCTTTGTGCCTCCACCGCCTGTCAGAGTTGCTACGACAGTCTAA
- the lim2.5 gene encoding lens intrinsic membrane protein 2.5: MMYSFMGGGLFCAIVGNILLVVSTATDYWMQYRLSGSFAHQGLWRYCMSGKCYMQTDSIAYWNATRAFMILSAMSCFAGIIAGILSFAHFSAFERFNRSFAAGIMFFVSTLFVLLAMAIYTGVTVNFLGKRFGDWRFSWSYILGWVALLMTFFAGIFYMCAYRMHECRRVAGPR; this comes from the exons ATGATGTACAGCTTCATGGGAGGGGGCCTATTTTGTGCCATCGTGGGGAACATCCTGCTGGTGGtctccacagccacagactACTGGATGCAGTACCGTCTGTCTGGCAGCTTTGCCCATCAGGGGCTGTGGAGGTACTGCATGTCTGGCAAGTGCTACATGCAGACTGACAGCATTG CCTACTGGAATGCCACTCGTGCTTTCATGATCCTCTCTGCCATGTCATGCTTTGCTGGCATCATCGCAGGAATCCTCTCCTTTGCCCACTTTTCGGCCTTCGAGAGGTTCAACCGCTCATTTGCTGCTGGGATCATGTTCTTTGTTTCGA CTCTCTTTGTTCTGCTTGCAATGGCCATTTACACTGGGGTGACAGTGAACTTCCTGGGCAAGCGCTTTGGTGACTGGCGCTTCTCTTGGTCCTACATACTAGGCTGGGTGGCACTGCTCATGACCTTCTTTGCAG gtataTTCTACATGTGTGCCTACAGGATGCATGAGTGCAGAAGAGTGGCCGGCCCACGTTAA
- the si:ch211-231m23.4 gene encoding free fatty acid receptor 2 isoform X2 gives MHEAASGMAWNLPKFMCSITSFTFFSTIYTSSLLLTAVSVVRYIGVAFPIAYHQLQRPMYAIVISAVIWLISAAHCSITFIVQHHPSLSSGNTSVCYENFTEKQLEVLLPVRLEFFFVLCLIPLLISVYCYLRCILILYSRPRISQIQKQKAIGMALGTLAVFLICVVPYNTSHLLGYFQGDSPRWRYYTLLLSTFNTCIDPIIFYFSSSTFHCTSEKSIFRKHRRGASGIQRQATSSS, from the coding sequence ATGCATGAGGCAGCATCAGGCATGGCATGGAATTTACCCAAGTTTATGTGCTCCATCACCTCCTTCACCTTCTTCTCCACAATCTACACCAGCTCCTTGCTGCTGACAGCAGTCAGTGTGGTTCGCTACATCGGTGTAGCTTTCCCCATCGCCTatcatcagctgcagagacCTATGTATGCCATAGTTATCAGTGCTGTTATTTGGCTCATCTCAGCAGCACACTGCAGCATTACTTTCATTGTCCAGCACCACCCATCCCTGTCCAGCGGCAACACCAGTGTGTGCTATGAGAACTTCACAGAAAAGCAATTGGAGGTCCTCCTTCCAGTACGTTtggagtttttctttgtcctctgcCTTATACCTCTTCTAATTTCTGTTTACTGCTACCTGCGCTGCATCCTGATCCTGTACAGCCGCCCCAGGATATCTCAGATACAGAAGCAGAAGGCCATCGGCATGGCCTTGGGGACTCTGGCTGTGTTTCTCATTTGTGTCGTGCCATACAACACCTCTCATTTACTGGGTTACTTCCAGGGTGACAGCCCAAGATGGAGGTACTACACCTTGCTGCTTAGCACCTTCAACACCTGCATTGATCCCATCATCTTCTacttttcctcctccactttCCACTGCACGAGTGAAAAGTCCATTTTCAGGAAACATAGACGTGGTGCTTCAGGGATACAACGACAAGCCACAAGCTCTAGCTAA
- the si:ch211-231m23.4 gene encoding free fatty acid receptor 2 isoform X1, translating into MEPIVRSEVILSIYIISFLIGLPANLLALYAFSVKIHSKPLPTDILLLNLTVSDLLFLIILPLKMHEAASGMAWNLPKFMCSITSFTFFSTIYTSSLLLTAVSVVRYIGVAFPIAYHQLQRPMYAIVISAVIWLISAAHCSITFIVQHHPSLSSGNTSVCYENFTEKQLEVLLPVRLEFFFVLCLIPLLISVYCYLRCILILYSRPRISQIQKQKAIGMALGTLAVFLICVVPYNTSHLLGYFQGDSPRWRYYTLLLSTFNTCIDPIIFYFSSSTFHCTSEKSIFRKHRRGASGIQRQATSSS; encoded by the coding sequence ATGGAGCCAATAGTGAGGAGTGAGGTTATTCTCTCGATTTACATAATTTCCTTCCTGATAGGCCTGCCGGCCAACCTCCTGGCTCTCTATGCCTTCTCTGTTAAGATTCACTCCAAGCCACTTCCCACAGACATATTGCTACTCAATCTGACCGTCTCTGACCTGCTCTTTTTGATCATCCTTCCTCTCAAGATGCATGAGGCAGCATCAGGCATGGCATGGAATTTACCCAAGTTTATGTGCTCCATCACCTCCTTCACCTTCTTCTCCACAATCTACACCAGCTCCTTGCTGCTGACAGCAGTCAGTGTGGTTCGCTACATCGGTGTAGCTTTCCCCATCGCCTatcatcagctgcagagacCTATGTATGCCATAGTTATCAGTGCTGTTATTTGGCTCATCTCAGCAGCACACTGCAGCATTACTTTCATTGTCCAGCACCACCCATCCCTGTCCAGCGGCAACACCAGTGTGTGCTATGAGAACTTCACAGAAAAGCAATTGGAGGTCCTCCTTCCAGTACGTTtggagtttttctttgtcctctgcCTTATACCTCTTCTAATTTCTGTTTACTGCTACCTGCGCTGCATCCTGATCCTGTACAGCCGCCCCAGGATATCTCAGATACAGAAGCAGAAGGCCATCGGCATGGCCTTGGGGACTCTGGCTGTGTTTCTCATTTGTGTCGTGCCATACAACACCTCTCATTTACTGGGTTACTTCCAGGGTGACAGCCCAAGATGGAGGTACTACACCTTGCTGCTTAGCACCTTCAACACCTGCATTGATCCCATCATCTTCTacttttcctcctccactttCCACTGCACGAGTGAAAAGTCCATTTTCAGGAAACATAGACGTGGTGCTTCAGGGATACAACGACAAGCCACAAGCTCTAGCTAA